A DNA window from Macadamia integrifolia cultivar HAES 741 chromosome 4, SCU_Mint_v3, whole genome shotgun sequence contains the following coding sequences:
- the LOC122075394 gene encoding trihelix transcription factor ASIL1-like: protein MDRSDAPTSTSTPSPIPQPPRPSHNPSPLREDCWSENATFTLIEAWGDRYVELNRGILRQKRWQEVADAVNADHSANKKARRTDVQCKNRIDTLKKKYKIEKARILDSDGTLSSKWPFYYRLDSLIGSTAPAKKSPSPPPPPLALPLPYRQTPLSLPHALPVPLLVQSGKENRPSPAVDDSFFRRNFSAAAAAAAAAAADNVDDNDVDSGSSSSSMESWQREREREMNGFHMLAQAISRFGEIYEKVEGAKQRQMVELEKQRMQFSKDLEFQRMQLFMDTHVQLEKINRAKTKRTATSGSYL, encoded by the exons ATGGACAGATCCGACGCTCCCACCTCGACATCGACTCCCTCGCCAATACCGCAGCCTCCACGTCCCTCCCACAATCCCTCACCCTTACGTGAGGACTGCTGGAGCGAGAATGCCACATTCACCCTCATAGAAGCATGGGGTGACCGTTATGTCGAGCTCAACCGCGGCATCCTCCGTCAGAAACGATGGCAAGAAGTCGCCGACGCCGTCAACGCCGATCACAGCGCAAACAAGAAGGCCCGTCGCACCGACGTCCAGTGCAAGAACCGCATTGACACCCTAAAGAAAAAGTACAAGATCGAGAAAGCTCGGATTCTCGACTCCGATGGAACCCTAAGCAGTAAATGGCCCTTCTATTACCGCCTCGATTCACTAATTGGATCCACCGCACCTGCTAAGAAGTCTCCGTCTCCGCCTCCGCCTCCGCTGGCGCTTCCTTTACCCTATCGACAGACCCCTCTTTCGCTCCCTCACGCTTTGCCGGTGCCGCTCCTCGTACAATCCGGTAAGGAAAACCGGCCTTCCCCTGCTGTTGATGATTCGTTCTTCCGCAGGAATTTCTCTGCGgccgctgctgctgctgctgctgctgctgctgataATGTTGATGATAATGATGTGGATTCTGGATCGTCCAGTTCGAGCATGGAGAGCTGgcagagggagagggagagggagatgaATGGGTTTCATATGCTGGCGCAGGCGATTTCGAGGTTTGGGGAAATTTATGAGAAGGTGGAAGGGGCCAAGCAACGGCAAATGGTTGAATTGGAGAAACAGAGGATGCAGTTCTCCAAGGATTTGGAGTTTCAGAGGATGCAGCTTTTTATGGATACCCATGTTCAGCTTGAGAAGATTAATCGTGCTAAGACTAAGAGAACTGCTACTTCTG GTAGTTACCTATAG